CGATCGGTTTACCCGCTTTCCATTCTCTTAACACACGTGCCTCGCAacagccctcctccccacatACCTCCACCTTATCTTTCCCACAAAATCATGCCTGTGCCGTTTCAACAGCTGATGTGTGAGGTGCGCGCGACCGCAGACGAGACGATCAAGTGGCGCCGCTACATTCACCAGTACCCGGAGCTGTCGTTCAAGGAGTTCAGGACGGCGGCGTTTGTTGCGGAAACGCTGCGGAGCTTCGGCTGCCCCGCGCTGGCCGTCACACACCCGGTGCCGACGGCTGTTGTGGCGAACCTcactggcggcgctggtgacgGGCCGAtagtggcgctgcgcgccgacaTGGACGCGCTGCCGGGGGACGAGGAGACGGATTTGCCTTTCAAGTCGCAGAACACGGGTGCGATGCACGCGTGCGGGCACGACGCGCACACTGCGATGCTGCTTAGCGCTGCAAAGGTGATCTGCGCGCATCAGGCGGACATTAAGGGTAGCGTGCGGTTCATTTTCCAGcacgcggaggagctgctgcccgGCGGCGCGAAGGACCTTGTTGCTGCCGGCGTGATGGAGGGCGTGAAGAGCATCTTCGGCATGCATTGCTCACCGCGGTACGAGGCGGGCACTGTTGGTCTGATGCCCGGCATCAACACAAGCTACACGGATTTCTTCAAACTGATAATCCGCGGTCGTGGCGGCCACGCGTCGACCCCGCAGCTGCTTGTGGACCCCGTACCGATTACCGCCGAGATCGTGATGGCAATCCAGACGATTACTGCGCGCAAGATCGACCCGAGGGTGGTGCCCGTTGTTTCGATTACAACGATGACGACGGGACCGAATGAGAGTCACAACGTGATCCCCAACGAGGTGAAGCTGATGGGGACTGTGCGGTCGCGGCACAAGGCTGTGCGTGAGCAGGTGCCGCGCGACATCGAGCGCATTGCGTCGAACattgctgctgcacacggcgccgctgcaacgTTGGACTTCACGTTCGGGTACGACTGCTGCGACAACGACCCTGAGGTAACTGCGCAGGTGCGATGCATCGGCGAGCGTATTCTTGGTTCTGCCAACATCATCGATCCCAAGGTGCCGCTATATGGTGGTGAGGACTTTTCTGCGTACCAGCTGGAGAAGCCCGGCTGCTTCCTGTGGCTGGGTACGGCCAACAAGTCGCAGGGTATCTGCGAGATGTGCCACTCGACGAAGTTTCGTGTCGATGAGACCGCGCTCCCGATTGGTGTCAGCTTCCACGTGGGCTACGTGTACGACAACGTCATGGCGTAAAGGTGCTGTTGTTGGCGTGGTGAGCTTCCCGTGATGCAGAGGGAGCTCCCGCGCGTGGGAGCTGTACCACGGGTAGCTTACATCGCGCCTCCACAAAGGCGCGGGTGCAAACGGCACGCGCGGCTTCTAGTTGTATTTCCTTTGATGGGCTGCGCGGTCGTGCGCGCGTATGCCGGCGCACTCACGCTGGAGAGCTTTGCTCTCCATCGGTGCGCACATCGGAAGGAAAACGGAGGGGGTagggggcggcggtgtaTTGGTGGATGCTCAGCCGTTCCTCGATCGCGTTCGTGTGTGCCCCGGCTTCACACATCTTTCTGACTCGTCTGGGGCCGTGTCAGACAGGCCTGCTCTCTGCGTTTGTGTCGCGCGAAGAGCAGTGTGTGAGGGGTGCCTTGGCGCGTGCAGTTCTCTTCTTTATTGGGAGTCGATTCGACATGGCAGCGcagtgcacacgcagacgtgTTTTTCCCGCTCATGAGGGATTGCGACCGGAGCGGGATGGCCCGCTGCGCTTACCGGGGGCGGTGAACTGACTCCTCCTCGGCACGTCGTAACTGTTTGCGTCCTGCTCAGAAGCCACTTGATGTATCGTTTTATTCTTCCAGTCCCTGACTCTGTGCCTGCTTGGAAGCGGTAGGGCGAGTACCGATTCCCACATGTGGGAAGCATAAACCCTTTTCTTGCTACTCTATTTATCGCGCCCTGatgacgggggggggggcgcacaCCTCAGCGCGTCGTATCCTCAGGGCCCCGCACACCGACTCCGCCgggaagccaggcagcctCCCAGCCCCCTATCCATTGCCCATGCCGAGCTACTTCCGGCGGTGACACGGTCACGCGCCCACGaagtggggtgggggtggaggtgagagcgatgtgctgctgctgatgtctgCGGTGGGAgactggatggcgctgcgtcggagcgggctgcggcagcgagcacgtctgcgccgcccACATGATGGACGAGGTGTGAGCGTGGCTGGAGGatatcccacccggcccttGCACTGCCTCCTGGTGTGGGGAAcctgcgccacggcgagggggatgcgccaggaggggtggcggccggcggagcgggtggtttgcagagctggaggcagcggccgtgcttgtgtgcctgGGTGGGCGCAGCGCTGTGACGCGTGtgcccaccgctgcctcgtccCGCGCAATGTGGGCTCTGACGTGGAACGGTGTGTGCAAGTGTATGTGGCGTTGAGCTCATATTCCACAGCACAGTGAGCCTACTGAACATGAAAAACAAATGTATCCCTCGCGTGCTCTCCCTGGGCGTGCGCGGACGCGGCTGCAGAAGGTGCCGTTGCTGAGTGTTCGTGTTTTGGTGATGTCACGCTATGacctgtctctgtctctctctctatatatacaactatatatatgtgtgtgtcgtctTATTTTGCCCTGCGAAGGTGCGGGCTGTGTAACGCCTAGTTTATGCTTTCTCTTCCGACCACCCTATTCGTGTTTATCTTCGTATCGACGAGGCTTTTGTTTACCTGtagccctctctctctcttgtgtgcatgtgtctcAAGACATCTCCTCGCCACCCCACGTCCCACCGCGTCCGGTATCTTGAGcttgctctcttttttttttgctctttACTGTTGTTCTCTCGGCCGCGCGGCACCCTCTGAGGTCAAGTAGGAAGTCGCGGAAGAAGAGACACATGCTCTGCACGATCCTTCTTTGCGTTGTGTTCTCTgcccttcccctttctctctcttttttgttttctgtaTGGCTGGTTTTCGTTGCAGGCTGGTGTGGTGCTGGTGGGCGGGTGCTTGGGTGGGAGGATGTGCGCATGTATGTGTCCGTGTAAAGCTGTTATACATACTTTCGTGCACACGCGTACGTGCACACATAGAATACGGAAAACTACTCACCGTATGCCTAGCGACAACAAAAAGGGAGgaacatacacacaaacacgcacaagcaATCAATATTGGTGCACTACTGCGCTGAGAGGGTCGGGGAGGCGTTAAAGGGAGCTCATACACTCACGCGCTGgccccgcctcctctcgTGCCGTTATATCGTTCAATGATTGGCAGCACAGCAGTCAATCAAGCCACGTGGGAAGGGCCATGAGATACTAGTCAGCATGGGACACTTTATTTTCCTTTCGCGAGCGtgtgctctctttttctctacCAAGAGGCTGTCTCTGTGCTTTTTCTGCagtcttcctccctcctaTTTCTTGCGTGTTTGGCTCGTGTCTCTGCAATCAGATTAATGAAGGGTCTTCGCGGCGTATCGCCTTCCTTCTTCTCTCCATTGGAACGCTCCGCGTAAGTGCATTGTGAATGGGGCGGCAAGAGTATGCCGTATAAACCGCGCTGTGCTCGCGCGCGAGAAGGCTCACATGTCTGATGTGTCTCCACCTTGAGTGCTGCGCCATTTCGTTTGCATTCCATCCTCTCTATTGCCCACACTCTTTACTTCTTGTGTTAAtcgtgcacacacactgcGTAGACCTCATACTattccctcccctcctccacgaACCCCTTCATAACAAACAAACTCAACACACCGTTGTGCACCTTTAGTGTGCCTCTTGCGTGCTTAAGTGAGCcattctcttttttctttctttgccTTCGTTCTCATCCGACATCACTCGTCTGCTTCGTTGACTTCTTTTCTGCTCGTATCGCTACTTCATGGGACACCGCACGGCACCCTAGTCCTGCGTCGTGTTGCTCGACTCAACCTTCTGCTTTCTCGAAccacctcttcttcgccagccctcctccctccctctcactccCGGCCCACTAAAAGGCTTTTGTGCGAGGGCCATGCACAACTCTTCGAAGTCTGAGTACTCCGTGGTGGGCCAGCGGGAGCAGCTTGATGTGGTTGACGTAGCAGTGTCGGAGACGACCCAGGTTGTAGGCAGTGTCACCCGCCCGTGGCACTACAGCTTGTGTGTGACCTGCACCGAGATGAATTCGTGCCTAGAGTGCTGCTTCTGCACGGTGTGCCAGCTAAGCCGCCAGTTCAATATGCTGTATAACAACAAGCCGGAGCTGCACCTTCCTGTCTGCTTGATGATAACAGGACTGAGCATGTCCGGTGTCCCCTCGGTCTTTGTGCTCGAGTACATCCTGCGCAGTGACATTCGTCGCCGCTATGGTATTGAGGGCAACGTGTTGAAGGATTGCTGCGTATCATGGCTGTGTGAAGCGTGCGCGGTTCAGCAGCAGTTCCTGGAGATGACGTCTCTTGGCATGTGCCCCGGCATGAGTATGTGCGGCGTCGCCCCTGTAGCGCCAGGCGCGCAGGTAATGCTTTAGGTCGTGAGGAGGCGGTTGCACCACTGACACGGCCTTTGCCGTTTTGCTTTGAGGAAGTCACAACGAcgcgctgtctctctccctcgttgTAGTTGTTTTTGCCCTTGTCTCATCTCGCTTTCCTTCGAAAATgatttcctttttttcttgttctttCGTCTCGCACTCCGCACTTCTTGGTGCAACTCGCTTGACTCCTCCTCCCGTACTCACCCAACCCGCACCCATAATGTCGCGCCCCACTCTAAGCGCCCACTGGTCAACGCAGGTCTCCTAacagtttttttttgctctttATTAGTGACTAAAATTCCTGACTTCTCCGTCATGTGCTTGTTTGCTTGtcggctgcgcgcgcgtgtgcgcgcttgcttgcttgctgcGTTCTGTTGACCAGTGACTTGCTTATTTCTCTCTTGTGGGGTAACGTTGCCCActcttcctccttctcccttgcCAACTGGCTCACTTCGTTGCTATTTCCTTCTATCTGTTTCTGTAAGACAGCCCGCAGACGTCGACACTTATGGGATGCGTCACCGTCGTCCAAACCGATAAAACTGCCCCCTCAAACAAAAAATTGCGCATCTTGGTATGTCTACCGCGCTTTCACTCTTTCCTTCGAAAatccgcgcgcgcgcgtgtgtgtgtgagctgGTTTATGTTTTGAGCTTCGGTGTGTTCCTTGTCTCTGCCCTCAGCCTCACCATCTCGCGCgcccttttttctctgttcTTCTCGGATGAAGAGGTGGTCACGTAGGGAACTCAGCCTTACACACGATTGCTcatccccttccccttccaGGGCGTacacaacggcagcagcacaagcctggatacacacacacacacacaccttctTTTTTATTTCTTGGCGCGTGCGTTGTTCGGGGGTCCATTGGGTGAGGCCTCTGCTGCGCACACGTCGTCATGTGCTGTCGGGGTGCGGGGCGCTTTGGTTTCTCGCTCTggtctcttcctctccctccctccctccctcttacCCACATGCCGTGCCTCTTGCACCTCAATCCCGTTGTCTTCGTtggcgcctgctgctctccATGCCGCCCCTCTTTCTGAAACGGCTCGGGCGAAAACCGAGTCCAACGAGTGGCGAGGCGGATGCGCCGTatacacgcgcagagagggggagagggagggagaggtgtgAAGTAGTGGACAAGAAACCAGAGCAGCATCAGGACATATGTGATATTGTTTTTGTCACATGTCTGTACAGATGAGGATAGAGTAAAAACACAGGAACCCCACTCTAGTGTACGTGCGCGCTACGTGACCCTTAGCGCGTTAGGAGAGGGTTTAATGCAAAGGGCatagagggaggggggcacgCTGCCATCACTACGCACATGGACGCAATGGTGGATTGAGACGAAtgaggggagaagagacgCGGCATTCTTTCCTCGACGCTCACCCTTATGCACaggcgatgcagctgctAGCTGATGTGTTTGGACCACCAGCCGCGCCACTACTGTATCCACTGAGGTTTCGTCTCTTTTCGCTTCACCCGCATTCTCACGGAGGGGagcctttctctctttttcatTTCCCACGTGCAGCCCTGCGTGACACCGCCTCACcgtcctctctttctcgacTGTGGatcttctcttcctccactGCTACAGAAaggcggcgagggaggcgtTCGGACCATTTTTTTGCGTCTAGCTCTGCAAGTGCGCGGCGTGAAAGGCAGGCCTGCGGTACTGAGGGGCGCCGTATGGGAAAGCGGCGGAACTTTTACACCCAGCTCGCCTGTGTCTTCTCATATCGACGCCACACCATCGGCCACGGCCGAAACACgagcaaagaaaaacgtGCACTGAGCTCCTTTTTGAGTACCACAAGTCTCTCCTTCGCATGCACTCGCAGCGTGGCAGTGCCGCCTTTGGCCCCCCTGGCGGCAACAGGAACAATCCAGCAACCACAAACCCCGCCGTCACCACTCGCACCCGCTCCATTGGCCGCTCCACCGGCGCTGCACGTGACGGCGTGGCTGGAGGGCCGCGCAGCAGTGTTGGTCGGCTCAGAGCATCTTCTTCGTCACAcacggctgctgttgcccgCGGCGGACGACCTCTCGGGCGAGGGCGCGCCCCCACTCATCCCACCTTGTTCGGCACACGAGGTCGCTCGCCGGCAACGATGTCTGGTGCCGGTGCGGGGCTGTCCACTGCGCAGGACGCCATTCAGGCAGAAATGGACGCGTTAGCCGACGAGTTTTACGGCTCAGTGCCCTCCCGGGCGCCCGAGGACGGCACTCCTAGCTTGAGGGGGGCATCGACGCGCACCGTCTCCGCTGACAGCCCGTACTATCGAGCCGACGCTGGAAATGGCCTCACGGCAGACACACTGCGTTCAACCACGTCGTGGTACGAAGGACCGGCTGATCCGGCCGGCCGCACCTTTGATGCAAGCGACAGCAACCTGCTGTGCATGGACGTGCTGGTGCCTCGGGCGGCGGCATCTGGCGCCATGGGCCGCACTCCCGCTGCCCGCACATttggtgcggcgccgccttcagcctcctcgccgctgtgTGTCGTCGGGTCGGCAGATCACGGGCTTAAGGTGTTCGATCTGTGCACGATGCGGGAACTGAAAACGCTATACACCAAGACATGCGGACACACAGAGTGGGTGACGGCGTGCCGCTTCCTGTCGGACCGCCGGGTGATCTCCGGTGGTATGGACAGCAAGTTGTGCTTGTGGAATGACGTCACCCGCGGTGGGCCGGGGCGGTGTGTGGACCTGCTAGGGCATTCGGGCAGCATTAGTCAAGTTGAGGTGAACGAGTGCCGTGGCCGGTTCATGGCCATGAGCTCCAGCTACGATAGGACGATACGGGTCTGGGAGCTCGACGGCATCGCGGGTGGGCGGGAGATGGGCTGTCTCTCTGGTCACAAAGGACCAGTGACGCAGTTCAGTTGGCTAGAAACGGAGGTACTCTCAGGTGATCGACAGGGCACTGTGAAGCTGTGGGACGTGGAGACGGCGCAGTGCCACCTAACCGCCTCATCGAAGCGCGGCCAAATCGGCTCTTTGGCCCACCTCGTGCACCCCGACGTAGGAcacctcgccctcttcgGCGACCAGGGCGGCGCTCTCACCGTCGTAGATGCGCGTGGGCCGTCCTCGGCGAAGCCGCTCTTCCAGGATGTTCTACATCGAGGAGGGATGATCACGTTCATtcgtgccccctccccgaccGCCGTGTCTGCTCCGCTCATTGTGacgtgcggcgccgacaaGCGCATCATCGTGCGAGATGCTCGCCACAATTTTGCGGAGGTGTGCGCCATCACGGACCACGACGACTTTGTTTACTCGATGGAAGTGATCGGCAGCCTACTTCTTTccggcgccggcaacggTCGATTGCTTGTGCATGACGTTGAGACGGGGGAGCTGCTATACGAGCTGAAGGCGAACGCCGCGGCAGTGCGCGAAATGttcgcgtcgccgtcggtgctcgtcgctgccgggGACGACGGCAATGCGAGGGTGTTCGATTTTATGTAAAGTAGGGAAACCGTCGTCTGCCGCAGCACGAAGAGGGTCCTGCGGGGTGCACATACTCTTGCAAGGAAGACTTGACCCCAAAGAAGGTTCCTGTGTGCGGACGGACGGATCTGCAAAGGGCTGGTGGTGGGCCGATATACAACATGTAGAGTAGACAGCAACGCAGCGAGAGAAGACAGGAAGCACTACAAGACGACAGCAAATGAAGAACAGGCTCGTTCACTGCTTGTGCCGATGGtctggcgtgtgcgtgcgggtgtgAGAGTGTCACAGCCTCTCGCCAGCGGTGGTTTTCTTTTCTGGTGCGCAACCTACACAAGCGGCGGGGATGAGGGGAGACAAAAACCGAAACAACGGAAAGAGAGCGTGCTCCTAACGCTGTGCCGGCACAGTCAAGGAGAAAGGGTAGATTGGCGCAGGCGCCTGCATGCGCGGACAGACACAACTTGCCGCCCCCTGGCACACAGCTGCGCAAGAGATGACCACTGGCGCACGCTTGATGCTTCAATCTCTGTGTCTCCTCAACCTCTTGCTTGCCCTCTCTTATTTATTTACGGATCTGGTTTTACCGGCGACGCGCACAATGGCCTGTTGCCGAAACACCCGCGAGCATGCCTTCCTAAAGCTGCTCTCTCCGCGTTTCTCGCGCTGGCCGCTTTGGGGGCTCGCTTCCGGGACTTGCCCCACCCCTAGGGTCTCACGCTGCACCATGCCCACGCAGCCGGTGTATCCTGCCCAAGGGCACTCGCTTCAAAGGTCGAAGCCGTGGGTACGcaggagcgagagagggagggaggggagggagaacCGGTGACGTGCCTTCTCCGACACCCCTTTCCCGCCTACCATGTTTTccctcgcacacgcgcgaaaGCGCGCGCCGCGTGTGATGGCCGATGAAAATACGAGAGATCTGCACCCTATTTCTTTCCCATCTGTCTTCATCCAAGCAGTCTACGCGAAAGGTAGAGCGGCGCGAGTTTTGAGGGAAGCGCATCTGTTCAGTGGGTATGAGGCGCTCGCATTAGAGCACTGtcacagcagcacacacacacacacacacacacacacacacacacacacacacNNNNNNNNNNNNNNNNNNNNNNNNNNNNNNNNNNNNNNNNNNNNNNNNNNNNNNNNNNNNNNNNNNNNNNNNNNNNNNNNNNNNNNNNNNNNNNNNNNNcacacacacacacacacacacacacacacacacacacacacacgtgaagCGGCAGCTGGCGCCCATCTCACAAAGAGGCAACGCAGAAACGACGTCGTGGGGGCTTTGCTCACCACTATTGGCTAAATATTTTGTCCACCCACATGAGCTACACCGATGCGACGAATCTTGCATCGCCTACCCTTACTTCTCCTTACCGCCGCCGATCGACTTTGCATCTTCCGCTCCTCTCGtccacctctctctttcatGCACTTGCCGTCCCTGAACCTGTCCACTTCGCACCCCAACTTCACGCGAAGCGCCCTGATAATGAGAGGACAATAAGCGCACGCAAGACGAGACTAAACCGGTTTCTTCCGTATACGCACATGCCTTTGATTCTGCCTAAGGCAAGCNNNNNNNNNNNNNNNNNNNNNNNNNNNNNNNNNNNNNNNNNNNNNNNNNNNNNNNNNNNNNNNNNNNNNNNNNNNNNNNNNNNNNNNNNNNNNNNNNNNNNNNNNNNNNNNNNNNNNNNNNNNNNNNNNNNNNNNNNNNNNNNNNNNNNNNNNNNNNNNNNNNNNNNNNNNNNNNNNNNNNNNNNNNNNNNNNNNNNNNNNNNNNNNNNNNNNNNNNNNNNNNNNNNNNNNNNNNNNNNNNNNNNNNNNNNNNNNNNNNNNNNNNNNNNNNNNNNNNNNNNNNNNNNNNNNNNNNNNNNNNNNNNNNNNNNNNNNNNNNNNNNNNNNNNNNNNNNNNNNNNNNNNNNNNNNNNNNNNNNNNNNNNNNNNNNNNNNNNNNNNNNNNNNNNNNNNNNNNNNNNNNNNNNNNNNNNNNNNNNNNNNNNNNNNNNNNNNNNNNNNNNNNNNNNNNNNNNNNNNNNNNNNNNNNNNNNNNNNNNNNNNNNNNNNNNNNNNNNNNNNNNNNNNNNNNNNNNNNNNNNNNNNNNNNNNNNNNNNNNNNNNNNNNNNNNNNNNNNNNNNNNNNNNNNNNNNNNNNNNNNNNNNNNNNNNNNNNNNNNNNNNNNNNNNNNNNNNNNNNNNNNNNNNNNNNNNNNNNNNNNNNNNNNNNNNNNNNNNNNNNNNNNNNNNNNNNNNNNNNNNNNNNNNNNNNNNNNNNNNNNNNNNNNNNNNNNNNNNNNNNNNNNNNNNNNNNNNNNNNNNNNNNNNNNNNNNNNNNNNNNNNNNNNNNNNNNNNNNNNNNNNNNNNNNNNNNNNNNNNNNNNNNNNNNNNNNNNNNNNNNNNNNNNNNNNNNNNNNNNNNNNNNNNNNNNNNNNNNNNNNNNNNNNNNNNNNNNNNNNNNNNNNNNNNNNNNNNNNNNNNNNNNNNNNNNNNNNNNNNNNNNNNNNNNNNNNNNNNNNNNNNNNNNNNNNNNNNNNNNNNNNNNNNNNNNNNNNNNNNNNNNNNNNNNNNNNNNNNNNNNNNNNNNNNNNNNNNNNNNNNNNNNNNNNNNNNNNNNNNNNNNNNNNNNNNNNNNNNNNNNNNNNNNNNNNNNNNNNNNNNNNNNNNNNNNNNNNNNNNNNNNNNNNNNNNNNNNNNNNNNNNNNNNNNNNNNACATACTCGTTGCGGTCGTGGCAGCCCCTCCTATTTCGGCTCTTGTGCGCACACAGCCTCTCGTCACGCAACGCCACCATACTCATTCAGCCCCAGCTCGGCTCTGCCCCTCCAACTGACAAGGTTGGTGACGGGTACAGCTCTCCTCCGGCTCCAGTTGCTCAGTCTCCCCCCAGCATGCCGCAAGGCCAGTACAGTCAGAAGCCTAATGACGGCCCTACACAGCCTGTGAAGACAAGGCCTGGACAGAACGTTTACACCGGCAACCCGATGAATGCGCCAGGCAGCCGTGCTGCCGTCCAAAACCGCAAGGAGGATTGGCGCTTTCCGctatgtgtgtgctgtgaCGATATGGACTCGTGCTGCGAGGCGTGTTGCTGCTTTACCTGCCAGGTGAGTCGGCAGTGCAATATGCTCGTGAACAACCGCAGAGAGATCCACTGGCCTTACTGCTTGCTCATGACCCTATGTGACGTGAGCTTGTTTTTCTTTAGCGTGACGTGCGTCTTTGCCAGCGAGACACGTCGGCTAGCGCGCGAGCGGTACGGCATTTCCGGCAGTGGCATCGACGATTGCTGCATCGGGTACTGGTGCCGCACCTGctctgcgcagcaggtgctgctggagatgACCGCGATGAACGAATTCCCAGGGGCCACGTGCTACGAGGCTGCCCCTCAGCCCGCGGCCAACCGGATGGTCTAGCCGTGTGTATGGGCAGCTCCCAAGGGCGAGGNNNNNNNNNNNNNNNNNNNNNNNNNNNNNNNNNNNNNNNNNNNNNNNNNNNNNNNNNNNNNNNNNNNNNNNNNNNNNNNNNNNNNNNNNNNNNNNNNNNNNNNNNNNNNNNNNNNNNNNNNNNNNNNNNNNNNNNNNNNNNNNNNNNNNNNNNNNNNNNNNNNNNNNNNNNNNNNNNNNNNNNNNNNNNNNNNNNNNNNNNNNNNNNNNNNNNNNNNNNNNNNNNNNNNNNNNNNNNNNNNNNNNNNNNNNNNNNNNNNNNNNNNNNNNNNNNNNNNNNNNNNNNNNNNNNNNNNNNNNNNNNNNNNNNNNNNNNNNNNNNNNNNNNNNNNNNNNNNNNNNNNNNNNNNNNNNNNNNNNNNNNNNNNNNNNNNNNNNNNNNNNNNNNNNNNNNNNNNNNNNNNNNNNNNNNNNNNNNNNNNNNNNNNNNNNNNNNNNNNNNNNNNNNNNNNNNNNNNNNNNNNNNNNNNNNNNNNNNNNNNNNNNNNNNNNNNNNNNNNNNNNNNNNNNNNNNNNNNNNNNNNNNNNNNNNNNNNNNNNNNNNNNNNNNNNNNNNNNNNNNNNNNNNNNNNNNNNNNNNNNNNNNNNNNNNNNNNNNNNNNNNNNNNNNNNNNNNNNNNNNNNNNNNNNNNNNNNNNNNNNNNNNNNNNNNNNNNNNNNNNNNNNNNNNNNNNNNNNNNNNNNNNNNNNNNNNNNNNNNNNNNNNNNNNNNNNNNNNNNNNNNNNNNNNNNNNNNNNNNNNNNNNNNNNNNNNNNNNNNNNNNNNNNNNNNNNNNNNNNNNNNNNNNNNNNNNNNNNNNNNNNNNNNNNNNNNNN
Above is a window of Leishmania donovani BPK282A1 complete genome, chromosome 30 DNA encoding:
- a CDS encoding N-acyl-L-amino acid amidohydrolase, putative gives rise to the protein MNAYADVYRARSVYPLSILLTHVPRNSPPPHIPPPYLSHKIMPVPFQQLMCEVRATADETIKWRRYIHQYPELSFKEFRTAAFVAETLRSFGCPALAVTHPVPTAVVANLTGGAGDGPIVALRADMDALPGDEETDLPFKSQNTGAMHACGHDAHTAMLLSAAKVICAHQADIKGSVRFIFQHAEELLPGGAKDLVAAGVMEGVKSIFGMHCSPRYEAGTVGLMPGINTSYTDFFKLIIRGRGGHASTPQLLVDPVPITAEIVMAIQTITARKIDPRVVPVVSITTMTTGPNESHNVIPNEVKLMGTVRSRHKAVREQVPRDIERIASNIAAAHGAAATLDFTFGYDCCDNDPEVTAQVRCIGERILGSANIIDPKVPLYGGEDFSAYQLEKPGCFLWLGTANKSQGICEMCHSTKFRVDETALPIGVSFHVGYVYDNVMA
- a CDS encoding ama1 protein, putative, translated to MPQGQYSQKPNDGPTQPVKTRPGQNVYTGNPMNAPGSRAAVQNRKEDWRFPLCVCCDDMDSCCEACCCFTCQVSRQCNMLVNNRREIHWPYCLLMTLCDVSLFFFSVTCVFASETRRLARERYGISGSGIDDCCIGYWCRTCSAQQVLLEMTAMNEFPGATCYEAAPQPAANRMV